AAGCTGCAGCCCGGCGAGACGCTGGCCGTTCTGGGTGCCGCGGGTGGTGTCGGTCTCGCCGCCATCGAGCTCGGCAAGGCCATGGGCGCCCGGGTGATTGCCTGCGCCTCCTCGCCCGAGAAACTCGCCTTCTGCAAGGCGCATGGCGCCGACGAGGTGATCGACTACTCGAAGGAAGACCTGAAGGAGCGCCTGCGTGCGCTGACCGACGGCAAGGGCGTCGATGTCGTCTATGATCCTGTCGGCGACAAATATGCCGAGCCTGCGATCCGGGCGCTCGCGTGGGAAGGTCGCTATCTGGTGATCGGCTTTGCCGGCGGCGAGATCCCGAAGATTCCGCTCAACCTGACGCTGCTCAAGAGTTCGGACATCCGCGGCGTATTCTGGGGCGAATATGCCCGCCGCAATCCGGAAGCCAATGCCGCCAATCTGGCCGAAGTGGCCCGCCTGACGGCGGAGGGCAAGCTCTCGCTCCACGTCCACGCGACCTATCCGCTGGAACGGATCGCCGATGGCCTCAACGAGCTGCTGACCCGCAAGGCC
This region of Phreatobacter aquaticus genomic DNA includes:
- a CDS encoding NADPH:quinone oxidoreductase family protein, with the translated sequence MKAVLCKTFGPPESLVIEEMPDPVAGPGEVVVAVTAVGLNFFDNLVIKNMYQIKPPMPFSPCSEFAGRVASLGEGVTRFKVGDRVAGNVPFGAARTHLVAKAAMLAPIPSALTDDQAAGLVITYGTTIHALKDRAKLQPGETLAVLGAAGGVGLAAIELGKAMGARVIACASSPEKLAFCKAHGADEVIDYSKEDLKERLRALTDGKGVDVVYDPVGDKYAEPAIRALAWEGRYLVIGFAGGEIPKIPLNLTLLKSSDIRGVFWGEYARRNPEANAANLAEVARLTAEGKLSLHVHATYPLERIADGLNELLTRKAQGKVILKP